AAAAATTAAAGTTGAATATTATAGCCTTATCCAAAGGTGAAGACATCGTTTATGCCCCTTGGCGGGAAACTGCCTTTCAGGAAGGACAGATTTTGGCCATTCTTGGCAGAGAGGAAGATGTAAAAGCAACGATACAAGAATTTGGATTGTCCGAGATTTCGGCTCCATCCATTTTCAACAGATTGGATAAGCCTGAGGAATCAGGTTTTGCAGAGATTATTTTTCCTGCAAGTTCTGAAATGATAGGAAAATCAATAAGGGATTTTGGCTTTAGAAGGCGATTTGGTTTAGAGCCTTTGATACTTTTCAGCAAAAGGGCGGAAATCAAAGGTGATTTTTCAGACCATATATTTGATCTTGGGGATACCCTGATTGTCTATGGACTTTGGGACAATATCAGGGCCTTGAAAGAAACCTCTGATCTGATTGTGGCTACGCCCATCGAATCGGAGCCTAAAAACAAGCAAAAAACGATTCCGGCTGTTGCGAGTTTTACCTTCGCCATTATGCTTACTTTTTTGGGCGTTCCCATAGCTTTGGCATTTATGACCGGGGCTATGGCTATGATTCTTTCCCGTGTCATCAGCATTCAGCAAGCCTATAAGGTTATTGATTGGAAAGTGGTTTTCTTATTGGCCGGTTTGATTCCCTTAGGTGTAGCGATGCAGAAATCCGGAGCTGCCTACTTTCTGGCAGAAAATATGATGCAACTTATCAAGGGCCAATCTGTATTGGTTTTGGTGATAGCCATTACCCTCTTGGCTACAACTTTTTCTTTGTTTATGTCCAATATCGGTGCTGTGGTAGTGTTGGCTCCTTTGGTTATCGGAATGGCCGAAATAGCAGGCTTGGATCCCAGGCCTTTGGTATTGCTGGCCGCCATCAGTGTTTCCAATTCCTTTGTGTTGCCCACCCATCAGGTCAATGCATTGATGATGTCCTCGGGAGGATACAAAAACAGGGATTATATCAAAGCTGGAAGCGGAATGACTCTCTTGTTCATAGTCTTAACAGTTGCCTTTTTCTATACCTTTTACTTATAAGGAAAAGCGACATTTTTTTTTCTAAAAGTCCATTATAAAGGGATTACCAACGCTGTTTTGATAAAAATAGCTTAGGGAATTAATTTCTTTACTTTTTCCATGAAAATCCAAAGAATCCGACAACCAATTGTAATATTCTGACTTATCGGTTAAAGGACTATAAGTATCGGACAATATGGTATTATCTTCAGTTGCATATATTAGTTAGTTTTAAATTTTCCTGAGATAAGGAAAATGACAAATTCGTGATTGAACCTAAACCTCTGCTAAAGACATGATCAAAATATTTTCTAGGCTGCTCAATCATAAAGGGTTTGGATTTTTCGCCATGATGTTTTTTGGACTATATATGGCGAGCTGTACAGAAAAGGAATTACCTAAAATGCCTGGAGGCACTGAACTTGATATATCAAAAATTTATGTGCCTAAAGAATTTTCAGGAATGGATCTGTCCAATAACAACAGTACTTGGAGCTATCAGCGCAGTAGACAGTCGCAGCATTTCATTGTTTTTTGGGATAAAAAATATGGGAGAAATGACCCCAATTCATCGGAAGTTCCAGAGTTTTATCGGGTAAATATAGATGACTTATTGACCAAGGCTGAGTCCTATTATAAACTCAATGTTGAGGAGCTTGCCTTTGCAAATACAGCGCTTGGCCAATCAAACCTGAATAAATATAAAATGATGATTTTCTTGTTTTATACAGAAGATTGGATGGCTTTTGGAGCAGGATACGATGATGTCATTGGAGCTCTTTGGATAAATCCTGCAACCTGCAAGCCTGTAGGTTCTGATATTGCCCACGAAATCGGCCATAGCTTTCAGTATCAAGTCTTCTGTGACTTAAAGGGTGGCAGTGGTTTCCGATATGGTTTTGGCGGAAACGGTGGCAACGGATTTTGGGAACAAACAGCTCAATGGCAGGCTTTGCAATCTTATCCAGAGCAGATCTTTACTACCAGTAACTTTCAGGTATATACAAATAACTACCATAGACATCTTTGCCATGAATGGTATAGGTATGCCAGTTATTTCATTCATTACTATTGGACTGAAAAGCATGGAAAAGAATTTATCGGTGAGTTATGGAGAAATGCGCTCAATCCTGAAGATCCAATTCAGGCCTACATGAGACTTACCGGGATTTCTGTTACACAATTCAATGATGAAATTTTTGAAGCTGCCAGCAAAATGGTCACCTGGGATATTAGTGGATTGAGGCAATACGGAAATGCTTATATCGGGAAACAGCAATTTAATTTTCAAACATTGGATGATGGCAGTTACCAGGTGACATATGATTTTGCACCGGGAACTTCAGGTTATAATGTGATTCCGCTCGAAGTTCCTACCGGGGGTGTAACGGTTTCCGGTGTTTTCACAGGATTGATCAATGCCCCTGGATACAATCTAACATTGGATCAGGGCAATGCTGGATGGAGATATGGCTATGTGGCACTTCTTGAAAATGGCCAAAGGGTTTACGGGGATATGAACCAAGGGACCACGGGTGTAGCCAACTTCGAAGTACCACAAAATTGTAGCAAGCTTTGGTTTGTAGTCAGCGGCGCACCCAACCGGTATTTGCCTCATGCGTGGGATGAAGATGAATCCAATGACGAACAGTGGCCATATAAGGTTAAATTCACAAATACCAAAATTTTAAGACTATAGCTTCTAAAACAAATCCAATTGATCCTTATCCTCATCTTCTTTTTTGATCTTAAATTCAATGGTGGAACCTATTTCTAAGTCATCATCGGATTCATGGGATTCTTCTTCAGTGGATATAATTTCTTCCTCGGTATTTTTTGGTTCTGCCTGAATCAGGTTGATTTCGAGGATTTGATGGGAGGACAGTTTATTTCCGATGGCTTTCCAGCCTTTCACATCAATCAACATATCCAAATCGTACTCGTGTTCTTCCTGGTCCTTGCCTTTTTGCAGCAGGGCCTTAACCTGAGGTTGCTTTTCTGTGGAAACCAACTTGAGGTAGGATTGCTTATGGTCAGAAATAATGTTGAATTTCTTGTTGATGGTTGTGGTTTCAATCAAAAAACGCTTCACAAAGAAAGTCTTGCTTGCGCCATCATAGTAAATGGCTGAAAAAACCTTTCCCGGATCAAATTTCTCGATTAATTGAACATTGCCAGCTTCATATCGATTGGTCAATTCAAAGGTGGTCAGTTCGTAATCTCCGTTCTTGTAGAAAACCACTATCCTATCTTCACCCAAGAAATTACCTATTTTTTTGCCCCTTTGGTCTGTGTTGAGTCGACCGATAGATGGGTCGTAATAGATATCAAGCCCTCCAAGGGTCGAAACCCCTTCCATTTTCAATTGAATCTTCCTCACCGGATATTTGGTCAGGATATTGCCTCCTGCCGCCCTTCCCTTGATTTCTATGGTACTGAAATCAAAGTCAAAGACTTTTACCCTTGCCTTCGCCCCTTGGGTCAGATAAACTGTTACTATCTCCGCTTCTCCATTAGGGTTCGCCGTCAGGTAAAGTGTTTTGGAACCTTTGGTGCCCTTGGTCAGGTCATACTCCCTGTCCCGAGTGACTGCCAAAACCTGGAATCTTTTTACCATGGCTTTTCCTGAACCTCCATCGAGATAAATCAAATTGTAAACCATTCGTTCATCTCCTTTTCTGAAAACAGCCACATGCTGGATATCTTTTCCCACAAAGCCTTTCTCCTGTATTCTGGTCACGACGCAAACGCCATCCTTTCGAATCACGATGACATCGTCCAAATCAGAACAGTCGCAGACAAATTCATCTTTCTTGAGTCCATATCCCACAAAGCCGTCGGCCCTGTTCACATACAATTTGGCATTATTTGCAGCGACTACTGTTGCTTCAATGGTGTCAAAAGCCCTGATTTCTGTTTTTCGTTCTCTGCCTTTGCCGTATTTATCCAAAAGGTTTTGATAATATTTAATGGAATATTCCGTCAGGTGTCTCAGGTTGTAATTGACTTCCTTCAATTCTTCCTGAAGTTTGCGCATCAGTTCATCCGCCTTGAAAGCATCGAATTTGGAAATCCTTTTGATTTTAATCTCTGTCAAGCGGACAATGTCCTCTGTGGTAATCTCTCTATAAAAATCAGGCTTAAATGGTTCCAGACCTTTGTCAATGGTCTGTATCACCGCATCCCAAGTTTCGCACTCCTCAATATCCCGATATATCCTGTTTTCAATAAAGATCTTTTCCAAAGAAGAGAAAAGGAGTTTTTCCATCAATTCCCCTTTGCGGATTTCAAGCTCTCTTTTGAGGAGTTCTTTGGTCTGCTTGGTATTGTATTGAAGGATATCGTTTACTGAAAGAAAAACCGGCTTATCCTGAATAATCACGCAGGCATTGGGTGAAATACTGACTTCACAGTCTGTGAAGGCATAGAGTGCATCAATGGTCATATCGGGAGATTGACCGGGTGCCAATTGGATCTGTATCTCTACATCTTTGGCGGTATTGTCCACCACCTTTTTGATTTTGATCTTACCTTTGTCGTTGGCTTTAATGATAGATTCGATCAAAGAATTGGTAGTTGTACCAAATGGTATATCTTTGATTAACAAGGTTTTATTATCCTCTTCCTCAATCCTTGCACGAACCTTTACTCTACCGCCTCTTTGACCTTCATTGTATTCCGAAAAATCAGCAAGTCCTCCTGTTGGGAAATCCGGCAGCAGGTAAGGCCTCTCCCCTTTCAGGATCTGAATCGAGCCTTCAATCAGTTCTATAAAGTTGTGGGGAAGGATTTTTGTGGATAATCCTACAGCGATACCCTCAACACCTTGGGCAAGCAATAATGGGAATTTAACCGGTAAAGTAATAGGTTCACGCTTTCTCCCATCATAAGACAATTGCCATTCGGTAGTCTGTGGATTGAAGACAACTTCTAAAGCAAACTTAGAAAGCCGGGCCTCGATATAACGTGAGGCTGCAGCCCCATCCCCGGTACGGATATCACCCCAATTACCTTGAGTTTCAATCAGCAGTTCCTTTTGTCCCAGATTGACAATGGCATCACCGATGGATGCATCACCATGTGGGTGGTATTGCATGGATTGACCGATGATATTAGCCACTTTATTGAATCGGCCATCATCCATCTCCTTCATGGCATGTAGTATCCTGCGCTGAACAGGTTTCAGACCATCTTCAATGGCAGGCACAGCCCTTTCTAAAATCACATAAGAAGCATAATCCAAAAACCAATCTTTATACATCCCTGTCACCGGGAGGGACTCGTGCAGGCTTTCGTCGTTTTCTTCAGGGGTATTGTTAATTTCGCTCATTCTTTGTTAATGGGTTTTCAATTGGATATTCTTTACCAAAATTGAAATTAGACCAGTTA
This window of the Aquiflexum balticum DSM 16537 genome carries:
- a CDS encoding DNA gyrase/topoisomerase IV subunit A, whose amino-acid sequence is MSEINNTPEENDESLHESLPVTGMYKDWFLDYASYVILERAVPAIEDGLKPVQRRILHAMKEMDDGRFNKVANIIGQSMQYHPHGDASIGDAIVNLGQKELLIETQGNWGDIRTGDGAAASRYIEARLSKFALEVVFNPQTTEWQLSYDGRKREPITLPVKFPLLLAQGVEGIAVGLSTKILPHNFIELIEGSIQILKGERPYLLPDFPTGGLADFSEYNEGQRGGRVKVRARIEEEDNKTLLIKDIPFGTTTNSLIESIIKANDKGKIKIKKVVDNTAKDVEIQIQLAPGQSPDMTIDALYAFTDCEVSISPNACVIIQDKPVFLSVNDILQYNTKQTKELLKRELEIRKGELMEKLLFSSLEKIFIENRIYRDIEECETWDAVIQTIDKGLEPFKPDFYREITTEDIVRLTEIKIKRISKFDAFKADELMRKLQEELKEVNYNLRHLTEYSIKYYQNLLDKYGKGRERKTEIRAFDTIEATVVAANNAKLYVNRADGFVGYGLKKDEFVCDCSDLDDVIVIRKDGVCVVTRIQEKGFVGKDIQHVAVFRKGDERMVYNLIYLDGGSGKAMVKRFQVLAVTRDREYDLTKGTKGSKTLYLTANPNGEAEIVTVYLTQGAKARVKVFDFDFSTIEIKGRAAGGNILTKYPVRKIQLKMEGVSTLGGLDIYYDPSIGRLNTDQRGKKIGNFLGEDRIVVFYKNGDYELTTFELTNRYEAGNVQLIEKFDPGKVFSAIYYDGASKTFFVKRFLIETTTINKKFNIISDHKQSYLKLVSTEKQPQVKALLQKGKDQEEHEYDLDMLIDVKGWKAIGNKLSSHQILEINLIQAEPKNTEEEIISTEEESHESDDDLEIGSTIEFKIKKEDEDKDQLDLF
- a CDS encoding DUF6055 domain-containing protein, encoding MIKIFSRLLNHKGFGFFAMMFFGLYMASCTEKELPKMPGGTELDISKIYVPKEFSGMDLSNNNSTWSYQRSRQSQHFIVFWDKKYGRNDPNSSEVPEFYRVNIDDLLTKAESYYKLNVEELAFANTALGQSNLNKYKMMIFLFYTEDWMAFGAGYDDVIGALWINPATCKPVGSDIAHEIGHSFQYQVFCDLKGGSGFRYGFGGNGGNGFWEQTAQWQALQSYPEQIFTTSNFQVYTNNYHRHLCHEWYRYASYFIHYYWTEKHGKEFIGELWRNALNPEDPIQAYMRLTGISVTQFNDEIFEAASKMVTWDISGLRQYGNAYIGKQQFNFQTLDDGSYQVTYDFAPGTSGYNVIPLEVPTGGVTVSGVFTGLINAPGYNLTLDQGNAGWRYGYVALLENGQRVYGDMNQGTTGVANFEVPQNCSKLWFVVSGAPNRYLPHAWDEDESNDEQWPYKVKFTNTKILRL
- a CDS encoding SLC13 family permease — its product is MEMDPQILIVLGILIATVIMMVFELFRIDVVAIICMLALGWSGVLTTDEMLVGFSSNAVISMIAVMILGYGITTTGVMEKFSEAILSKVGHNKNKIIGFLSISVGTLSAFMQNIGAAALFLPGTLEISRKTKIPVSQLIMPIGFAAILGGSLTMVGSGHLILINDLLKNADLEPYGLFAVTPIGAVLLIAGVLYFFILGSSVLPKESNLETKKSGQEKLMDTLSLSKKIWYLSIQKNSPLIGLTAESSGIWKKLKLNIIALSKGEDIVYAPWRETAFQEGQILAILGREEDVKATIQEFGLSEISAPSIFNRLDKPEESGFAEIIFPASSEMIGKSIRDFGFRRRFGLEPLILFSKRAEIKGDFSDHIFDLGDTLIVYGLWDNIRALKETSDLIVATPIESEPKNKQKTIPAVASFTFAIMLTFLGVPIALAFMTGAMAMILSRVISIQQAYKVIDWKVVFLLAGLIPLGVAMQKSGAAYFLAENMMQLIKGQSVLVLVIAITLLATTFSLFMSNIGAVVVLAPLVIGMAEIAGLDPRPLVLLAAISVSNSFVLPTHQVNALMMSSGGYKNRDYIKAGSGMTLLFIVLTVAFFYTFYL